Below is a genomic region from Microbacterium sp. LWO12-1.2.
GCACACTGCCGCCCTCGACGCGCCCGCCGGCCGGCAGCAGCCCGAGCAGGGCGTGCGCGGTGGTGGACTTGCCCGACCCCGACTCCCCCACGAGGGCGAGGGTCTCCCCCTCGCCGATCTCGAACGAGACGCCGTGCACGACATCGCGTCGCCCGGCGCGGGTGGCGTACGAGACCCGCAGGTCATCGACGGCGAGAACACTCATCGTGCGGCCCTTCCGATCCGGTGGCTGATGCGGTTCGCGCTCAGCACGACCGCCACGACGACGAGACCGGGCAGTGCGGTCAGCCACCACGCCGTCCCGATGTAGTTGCGGCCGTCGGCGATCAGGAGGCCCCATTCCGGGGTGGGGGGCGGTGCGCCGTAGCCGAGGAAGCCGAGCGTCGAGATCGCCAGGATCGCGGTGCCGAACTGCAGGGCGGCGAGCGCGACGATCGGGGTGAGCGAATTCGGGAGCACGTGGCGGCGCAGCACCGTGAAGAAGGTGGCACCACTGCCGTAGGCGGCCTCGACGTACTCGGTGCGGCGCACGCGCGCGACCTCGGCGCGCATGAGCCGGGCGAAGGCCGCGATGCTGCCCAGGCCGACCGCGATCGCCGCGTTCACGGTGCCGAAGCCGAGCAGGATGATCACCGACAGCGAGAGCAGCAGGCCGGGGATGGCCAACAGCACATCGACGATCCGCATCAGCACGTCGTCGACGACGCCGCCCAGCGCCCCCGCGATCGCCCCGAGCAACGTGCCGAGCGCGAGCCCGACGGTGACGGCGATGAGCGCTCCCGAGAGCGAGTGCACCGCGCCGTGCACGACCCGGCCGAACAGGTCGCGGCCCAACGTATCGGTGCCGAACCAGTGCGCTGCGCTGGGCGGGAGGAGCTTGTCTGCGGGCGTTCCGGTCAGCGGGTCGCCCGGGGCGAACACCCCGGGGATGAGCGCCCAGAGCACGGCGAGCGAGACCACAGCGACCGCGAGATACAGGCCCCAGGAGCGCCCACGCAGCCGGCGGACCCTCCGTGGGGCATCTGCCGCCGCGTCGACGGGCACGGGCGTATCCGCGTCCGTGGTCGGACGGGGAGTGAGAACGGGGACGGTCATGCCGACACCTCCTGGAGGGTCGTCGTCTTCGGAGTGGTGGCCGGGGTCGATGCGCGGGCGACACGGCGCTGCCGCGGATCGATGAGCGGTGTCACGAGGTCGACCGCGAAGCTGATCAGCACGAACCCGAGCGCCGAGAGCAGGACGACGCCCTGAAGCACAGGGATGTCCTGATTCGACACGGCCTGCTCGGTGAGGCGTCCGATGCCGGTGCGCCCGAACACCGTCTCGGTGACGACCGCGCCGCCCACGAGCTCACCGAACAGCACACCGGCGATCGTCAGCGTGGGCAGTGTCGCGTTGCGGGCGACCGACCTGGTGAGCACCCAGAGCGGCGGCGCTCCCTTCGCGCGGACGACCGTGATGAACGGTTGCGCCTGCACCTGGTCGACGGCGCGGACCAGTACCTGGGCGAGTGGCGCCGAGATCGGCACTGCGAGTGTCAGCACCGGCAGGATCAGCCCGCTCACCGGGTCGGCACCGACGATCGGCACCCAGCCGAGCCCGAACGAGAACACCTGGATCAGCAGAATGCCGAGCCAGAACACCGGCACGGCCACGAAGAGGCCCGGCACCTGCCGCAGTCCGTCGCGCAGCCAGGCGAAGGGGGCGAGAGAGGAGAGCCCGGCGATGAGGATCGCGATCAGGAGCGCGACGACCAGTCCGAGTGAGGCGAGCAGGAGTGTGGCGGGCAGCGCCTCGGACAGCATCGTCAGCACCGGTGTGCCGAACTGCGTCGAGTACCCGAAGTCGCCGGCCAGGAAGCCGAGTCCGGCGTGCACGTACTGCTCCCACCAGGGCAGATCGGCGCCATAGGTGGCGCGGATGCTGTCGAGCTGCTCCGGCGACAGCCCGAGGCTCGGATCCGCGAACTTGATCAGTATCGCGTCGCCCGGCAGCAACTGGAGCAGGAAGAAGGTGGCCGTGAAGGCCGCGATCAGAACGATCGCAGCCTGCCCGGCTCGTCGGAGGACGAAACTCATCAGTGATCCGTGTGCATCAGTGATCGGCGAGCCAGACGCCGGAGAAGGTCGGACGACCCACCGACTCGAAGGCGACGCCCTGCACGTAGGTGGCGGCGCCGTAGACCTGCGGCTCCTCGAACAGCGGGATCACGTACGCCTGCTCGGCGATGTAGTCCTGCACGGCCTGCGAGGCGGCGATGCGCTTGTCGGCATCGGGCTCGGAGGCCACGGCGAGGAGCAGCTCGTCGAGCTTCGCGTCCTGCGAGATCAGCACGTCACGGTTCTTCGTGAAGTACTGGCTCTTGATCACATCGAGATCTGCACGGCCGACCATCGAGTGGTAGAAACCGGTCTTCAGCGGATCGCGGGTGTCCTCTGCGGCGCTTCCGGCGTCGCCGGGCTTGACCTGCAGCTCGACGCCGACCTTCGCCAGCTGCTGGGCGACGAGTTCGAGCGTCTGCTTCGACAGCGGCTGCGGCTTCGCCTCGTAGACAGTGATCGACAGGCGCTCCCCGTCCTTCTCGCGGATGCCGTCGGATCCGGGAACCCATCCGGCCTCGTCGAGCAGCTCGGTCGCTTTGTCGGGGTCGTAGACGTAGTGCTCCGACTCGTCCTTGTATCCGACAGCCTGCGAGGACAGCACCGACGTCGCCGCCGGATAGTTCTCGGTGAACAGGGTGTCGACGACCTCCTGCGCGTTCACCGCCGCGATGATCGCCTGCCGCACGCGGATGTCGCCGAGCAGCGGGTTCTCCGGGCGGAGCGCGATCGAGTTGTTCACACCGCGGGTCTGCGGGGCGTAGAGGGTGAACCCGGCGCTCTCGACGCGGTCCTCGTCGAACGCCTGCACGTAGCGCACGTAGTCGGCCTGACCGGCGAGCAGCGATCCGATGCGCACCGAGTCCTCGGGGGTGATCAGCACATGCACCGCGTCGAGGTACGCACGCCCCTGGTTGGTCGCGCTCTCCGGCGCCCAGTCGTAGTCCTCGCGCGCGGTGAGCGTGTACTCGGTGCCCAGCTTCTCGTCGGTGACGGTGAAGGGTCCTGAACCGATGATCTCCTCGGCGTTGCCCGCGCCGAAGTCCTCGATCGTGCCGTCGAGCGTCTCGGGCGAGAGCAGGCCGGAGTTGATGGTCGACGTCGCCTGCAGGAAGCCGGGAGACGGTGCCGTGAAGTGGAACGTGACGGTGTCGTCGTCGACGACCTCGCTGCTGGCGTAGTTGTTGATCGCCTCGGAGACCGTGAGCCCTCGGTCGGCGTCGCCGAGGCCGTAGGTGTCGAAGTTCTTCTTCACGGCTTCCGCATCGAGCGGAGTGCCGTCGGAGAAGGTCACATCCGACTTCAGGTTGAAGGTGTACTCGGTCGCGTCATCGTTCACGGTCCAGTCCGTGGCGATCCACGGCTCGATCTCGAGCGACTCCGGGTTCTGCCAGGTGAGACGCGCGGCGATGTTGTTGACCACGCCGCCGTTCGGGTAGAAGCCGGCCTGCGGCGGGTAAAGGTTCGTGTACGCCTGGTGCTCGAGGTAGGTGAGCGTGCCACCCGTGATCGGGTCGCCGGCCTCGGCCGGAGCGTTCGCCGGTGCGGGAGAGGTGGCGCAGGCAGCGAGGCTCGCCGCCATCACGAGCGGGAGGGCGACGGCTGCGGCGCGGACGGTGCGGCGGTTCATGCGGGGGCCTCCTGGAGGGATGGGATGCAGGGATGGAAGTGCAAGGTGTGGATCACGCTAGGGGTGGAAGCACGGCGATGCGACCGGATCGTCACGGGCAGACGCCGCCCGTCACCGGACGACTCCTGGCGTCATGCGGCGTCATGCGCGCACGGCCTGGAGCGCAGGCTGCGCGGCGATGCCGAGTCGTTCGCGCAGGGTCTCGCCCTCGCGTCCGAGCAGTCCGCGGCGGCGCAGTTCCGGAGCGGCGAGACGAGTGAACGCCTCGAACTGCGCCGGCTGGAAAGCCGACAGCACGTTGAATCCGTCGGCCGCTCCTTCGTCGCGCCACTTCTCGAAATGATCGGCGATGGTCGTCGCCCCGCCGACCACGAAGGCGGCGGGCACCGCGTGCGCCGCGACCAGGTGGCGCCACGTGAGCGGATGACGTGTCGCCACACCCAGCCCTGCGATGCGCGTCAGCCGTTCGATCAGCGCGGCTCCTGCCGTGCCCAGCCGAGAGGCCTGCTCCGCGGTGACCTCATCGTCGAACGCGGCACCGCGCAGCGGATCATCAGGCGCGACGGCGAGCGCATCGGCGAGAGCCGCGACCGTGCGGTTGGCGGGGAAGGCAGTGCGATCGCGCTGATGCCCTTCGGCGAGCGGCAGCAGGGCGAGCAGGCGCTCCACGATGCGGTGCGCGTCGGCATCGGTGTCGGCGACCACGGGCAGCACGGGTGCGATGACCTTCAGCGATTCCGGTGCACGACCGGCATCCGCGGCGATCGCCCGCAGGGCCCTGCGCACCTCGATCGCGTCGGCGAGGTTCGGGGCCGCGATCAGCGCGAGATCCGCCTCGGTCGCCGCCAGCGACCGCGACCGCGGCGAGGTTCCGGCGTGCACGATGGGAATCTGCCCCTGCGGGGGCCTCGCGACGTTGAGCGGACCGGTGACGCCGAGGTGGGTGCCCTGCAGACCGGCGGGGCGCAGTCCGTCCGGATCGATCAGCACGCCGCGCGCGGCATCCGCGATCCAGGCGTCTTCGCTCCACGAGTCCCACAGGCGGCGCAGCGCCGTGACGAACTCCTCTGCACGGTCATAGCGGTTCTCGTTGTCGGCGTGCGCGTCGCGGCCGTGGTTGCCCGCGGCGCGCGGCTCCGCGCCGGTCACGAGATTCACACCCGCTCGCCCGCCCGTGAGCACGTCGAGGGACGCCAGTGAGCGGGCCGTCGTATAGGGGTCGGCGTAGGTGGTGTTGACCGTCGCGATGAGTCCGATGCGGGAGGTGAGCCCGGCGAGAAAGAGCACGGCACTCACCGGGTCGATGCGGGCCAGCAGATAGGGGTCGCGGAACTCGAGATCGGGTCCCGTCGCGAGCCAGTCGCCGAAGAACAGGTAGTCCAGGCCGGCCTCTTCGCCCGCCTGTGCGACGCGACGCAGGATGTCGGCGTCACCGGCGGGATCGCGGTGCGCCCCGTCCTGTCGCCAGCCGGAGGGATAGGCGCCGAGTGTGCGCACCATGGCGCCGACGATGAGGGGTTCGGTCATGACCGACACGCTAGAAGCACGCCGACGCGCGGGGCGAGGACGCCGAAGTCGCAGGTCACAGAGCGCAACAGTCCGACACACAGGGCGCACCCTCTACGCTGAAGACATGACTGGTCTTCGTTGGGGCATCCTCGCGACCGGCGGTATCGCCGGCGCCTTCGCATCCGATCTGCGCACTGCAGGACTCGACCTGGTGGCGGTCGGTTCGCGATCCCAGGAGTCGGCGGACGCCTTCGCATCACGATTCGACATCCCGCATGCGCATGCGTCCTACGAGGCGCTCGTGGCCGATCCCGATGTCGACATCATCTACGTCTCGACGCCGCATCCGATGCACCACGCGAACGCCCGCCTCGCGCTCGAACACGGCAAGCACGTGCTCGTCGAGAAGGCGTTCACCCTCAACCATGCCGAGGCGGAGGACCTGCAGCGCCTGGCCGCCGAACGCGGCCTGCTGGTGACCGAGGCGATGTGGACCCGCTACCTGCCGCACATGGTCCGCGTCCGCGAGATCATCGCCGCCGGCACGCTCGGCGAGATCCGCGCGGTCAGCGCCGACCACACGCAGCTGCTCCCCTCCGACCCGACTCACCGGCTCAACGCGCTCGAGCTCGGCGGCGGCGCACTGCTCGACCTGGCGATCTACCCGCTGTCGTTCATCTGGGACATCCTGGGCGCGCCCACCACCGTCCACAGCGTCGCTCGGCTGATCGAGACCGGCGCGGACGCCGAGGTCGCGACGGTCATGACCCACGAGGGCGGGGCGGTCTCCACGAGCCTGTCATCGTCGCGCGCGGCCGGTCCCAACACGGCCGTCATCCTCGGCACTGAGGCGCGCATCGAGATCGAACGGTACTGGTGGTCCCCCTCCGTCGCGCGGGTGATCGATCCGCAGGGCGAGGTGATCGAGGAGTTCAACGGCCGCCCCGCCTCCGACGCAGACGGACGCGGCATGCAGTACGAGGCACTCGCCGCGGAGCGGCTGGTGCGCGAGGGCCGTCTCGAGGGCGACATCCTCCCGATCGCCGAGAGCGTCGCGATCATGGGCACTCTCGACGAGATCCGCCGCCAGATCGGCGTGCGCTACCCCGGAGAGGACGCCGCCAATGGCTGAGCCCACCGACTCCCGCGTCGCGGTCTATCTGGACTTCGACAACATCGTCATCTCCTGGTACGACAGGGTGCACGGTCGCAACGCCTATGCCAAGGACCGTCAGCGCATCTCCGAGCAGCCGAACGACCCCGAGGTCGCCGAGCGTCTGAGCCAGGCGATGATCGAGGTCGGGGCGATCATCGACTACGCCGCCTCCTTCGGCACCCTGGTGCTCACCCGCGCCTACGCCGACTGGTCATCGCCCGTGAACGCCGTGTACCGGTCCCAGCTGGTGGCCCGCGCCGTCGACCTCGTGCAGCTGTTCCCCGCCGCCGCCTACGCGAAGAACGGCGCCGATATCCGGCTGGCCGTGGATGCCGTGGAAGACATGTTCCGCCTCCCCGACCTCACCCACGTGGTGATCGTCGCCGGCGACAGCGACTACGTGCCGCTCGCACAGCGCTGCAAGCGTCTCGGCCGCTACGTGATCGGCGTGGGCGTCGCAGGCTCCACCGCCAAGTCCCTCGCCGCCGCGTGCGACGAGTTCGAGGCGTACGACTCCCTCTCCGGTGTCGTGCGTCCGGTCAAGGCCCCCGCCGCCGCGGCGACGCCCGTCGTCGATGCGCCGGTCGAGACCCCGCCTGCGCCCGCCGAGGCCGCCGCCGACGCTCCGAAGACGAAAAGCCGTTCCCGCGCCAAAGCCAAGACCGCGCCCGCCGAGACCGCACCGCCGAAGCTCGATGAGCAGGGTGAGGCCACACAGCTCCTGGAGCGCGCCCTGCGGCTGGGCCATGACAAGGGCGATGCCGACGAGTGGCTGCACAGCTCCGCCGTGAAGACGCACATGCGCCGCATGGACCCGTCGTTCAGCGAGAAGGCGCTCGGCTACCGCTCGTTCTCGGACTTCCTGAAGTCCCGCGACGACATGGCCGAGCTCGAGGAGACAGGGCACGAGCGGCTGGTGCGCTTGCGCGACCACTGAGACGCCGGGCCGTCCGCCGTCACCGCGCTGAGCGCAGCCCCCGCCACGACAGCGCGACGACCAGGGCGGTGACGACTCCGACCGCACCGTAGGCGATGCGCGGGTCGGTCAGGTCGGCGAGCCCGCCGACCAGCAGGCCCGTCACGACCGTCGACCCCGGCAGCGCCATCGCCCAGATGCCCATGACACGACCGCGGATCGCCGTGGGCGTCGACAGCATCACGAAGGCGTTCGCGCGGGCGATGAACCACATCACGACCATGCCCACCGCCGCGAGACCTGTGAACAGCAGCGGCAGCGTCGGCGCGGCCGCCGAGAGCAGCACCGCGGCCGCCATCGCCACGGCCATCGCCCGCACCTCTCCGCTGCGGGGCATGGTCGGCCCTGTCGCCGAGAAGAACGCACCGGGCAGCGCGCCCAGGCCGAAGGCGACCGCGAGTGCACCGTAGGTGCCGCCATCGGCCTGAAACACGTCGGCGACGATGAGCGGCACCACGACGGCGATGTTGTAGCACGCAGAGGCGCAGACGGCGAGGAGCAGCGTCGCGCGGATGGCGGGCGTGTGCATCGCGAATCGCCAGGCGCCGATCGGCCGCTCGGCGGGCGCCGTCGCGTCGGCCACGGAGGGATGACCGAGAGGAGCGACCGGACGCAGCGCGAGCAGCACGAAGATCGACGGCACGAACATCAGCACGTTCACGACGAAGCACCAGCCCGCGTCGGAGACGACCAGCAGCATGCCGGCGATCGCGGGCCCGATGACCCTGGCACCGTTGATGATCACCTCGTTCATGCTGACGGCGCTCGTCATCCGCTCGCGGCCCACGATGTCCATCACCAGCAGCTGACGCGCCGGGTTGTCGGCGGCGAAGGCCACACCGTGCGCGAGCGAGAGGGCCATCAGCATCCACAGCTCCAGCGCCCCGCCGAACGTGAGCGCCGCGAGCAGACCGGCGATGAGCATCTGCGCCACGGCCGTCACCAGCAGCACCGCGCGCCGCGTGTGGCGGTCGACCAGGATCCCGATGAACGGCCCGAGCAGCAGCGTGGGCAGCATCATGCAGGCCGTCACCGCGCCGAGGGCGATGCCGTCGCCGCCCAGCTCGATCACGAGCCATGCGATCGCGATCTGCGAGGCCGCTGCCCCCGCTCCGGAGAGCAGCTGCGCGATGCTCCAGCGACGGTAGTCGCGGATGCGCAGCGCGACGAAGGAGCGGGTCAGCGCCTCGCGGGTGAATCGAGCCCGCAGGGGCTCCCAGAACACCTCTGCCTACTGGTTGCTGAATGCAGCGTCGAACGACGCCGTGGGCTTCGGCCACAGCAGCGACCGCACGAACCCGACGGCCTCGGCAGCGCCGTGCAACCGGTCCATCCCGGCGTCCTCCCACTCGATCGAGATCGGACCGGAGTAGCCGATCGCGTCGAGGGCACGGAACGAGTCCTCCCACGGCACATCCCCATGACCGGTCGAGACGAAGTCCCAGCCGCGCCGCGGGTCGCCCCAGGGCAGGTGCGAGCCGAGCACGCCGGCGCGGCCGTTCTGCGGGCGCATCCGGGTGTCCTTGCAGTCCACGTGGTAGATCCGATCCGCGAAGTCGACGATGAAGCCGACCGGATCGATGTTCTGCCACATCATGTGCGAGGGGTCCCAGTTGAAGCCGAACGCCTCACGGTGGTCGACGGCCTCCAGCGCCCGCACCGACGACCAGTAGTCGTAGGCGATCTCGCCAGGGTGCACCTCGTGGGCGAAGCGCACGCCCTCACCGTCGAACACATCCAGGATCGGGTTCCACCGGGCGGCGAAGTCCTCGAAACCACCCTCGATGACCGATGCGGGCACGGGCGGGAACATGGCCACGTACGGCCAGATCGACGACCCCGTGAACCCGACGACGGTGTCGATGTCGAGTTTGCGCGCCACGCGGGCGGCCCGCTTCATGTCGTCGGCCGCACGCTGCCGCACGCCCTCGGCATCGCCGTCGCCCCACACGTAGTCGCGCAGGATCGCCTGGTGACGGAAGTCGATCGGCGCGTCGCACACGGCTTGACCGGCGAGATGGTTCGAGATCGCGAAGATCTTCAGCCCGTGGCGGTCGAGGATCTCCTTGCGCGAGGCCAGATAGGCGTCGTCCTCGTCGGCGCGCTGAAGGTCGAGGTGGTCGCCGGATGCCGCGACCTCGAGACCGTCGTAGCCCCACTCGCTCGCGAGCCGTGCCACCTCCTCGAAGGGCAGGTCGGCCCACTGCCCCGTGAACAGGGTGACGGGATGCGTGCTGGTCATCGTGCAGCCTCCGGGTAGTTCTCCGCGATCCACGCCCAGCTGGTCTTCGCGCTGGCGAACGGCTCCATGCTGGGCTTGTCCACTTCGATGATCACAGAACCGTCGAAGTCCTCCGGCAACCCGGCGAGCGCGTCGACGATCGGCACGTCCCCGAGACCGGGCTCGAGGAAGAAGCGCCGGCTCATCACATCGAAGTACGGGGTGCGCGTCGCCCGTGCCTCCGCGGCGATCGACAGGTCCATGTCCTTCACGTGCAGATCGGAGATGCGGTCGGCGTGCGCGGCCACCCACGCCACGACATCCGCGCCGGTCCAGGCCAGGTGCCCGATGTCGGGCCCAGCCGCGAGCAGGCTCGGTGAGATCGCATCGAGCACGTACTCGTACTCGTACTCGGTCTCCACCCACGTGCCGACGTGGTTGTGCAGCGCGGCCGTCACACCTTCGGCTGCGAGCACCTCGGCGGCCTCGCCGATGATGTTCGCGACACGGTCCAGCCGCGCCCGGTCGAAGGCGTGCCCGACCGCGGCTGCCTCGTCGATGCGCGGACGGCCCGGCGCCATGTCGGCTGCCAGGAACACCCGGTCGAGCCCCATGAACGTCGTCTCCTCGGCGCGGCGGCGGATCTCGTCGAACCAGCGGAAATGCGCCTCCGGGTCACCGGAGTGGTCACGGTCGAACTCCTCGGGAAGCCCGATGTGCACGTAGCCCGGCGACAGCCTCAGGCCCGAGTCCGCGACGACACGGGCATAGCTCTGCAACGTCTGGGTCGGCAGCACCTCCAGCATGACCGAGGAGTATCCCGCCTCTGCCACCTGCCCGAGGATGACCGGCTGCTTGGGCAGGAAGCTCGACAGGTCGAACTCCCATCCCACGCTTCCCGGCTCGCCCGTGGACTCGCCGAGCGAGACCGTGATCCACTGCAGCGTGTTGAGCGAGAAGTGATCCTGTGTCAGCGCCATCGCTGTTCTCCGTTCTTAGAGGACCTGTTCTGCACGGCCCGGCCCCTTCAGGAACCGGTGACTTCGGCGACCCAGGCGGCCGTGTGCTTCGCGCTAGCCACCGGATCCATGCTCGCCCTGTCCACCTCGATGATGATCCACCCGCCGAAGCCGTCGGGGAGCACCGAGAGTGTGTCGACGATGTCGATCTGGCCGAGCCCCGGCTCGAGGTAGAGCCCCAGGTCGGTGGCGCGTTCGTAACTGAAGCCCTCTTCGCGGCTGCGACGGGCCAGCTCCAGGTTCAGGTCCTTGACATGCAGATCCTGCACGCGATCCGCCCACTTCGCGATGGCCTGCTTCGCATCGATGCCCGCCCATTCCAGGTGGCCGATGTCGAAGGAGGCACCCAGGCGCGAGGCGTCGATGCTGTTCAACACGTGCTCGTACTCGTGCTCGGTCTCGATCCAGGTGCCGACGTGGTTGTGCAGTCCGGGACGCACCCCCTCGGCGTTGAGCACGTCGACTGCCTCATCGATCAGGTCCGTGAGCTCGTCGAGTCGATCCTGCGAGAAGTCGACGCCGATCGCCGGCTTCTCCCAGCGGACGGCGGTCTGGTCGACCTCGGCGGCGAGGAAGATGGTGTCGAGCCCGAAGTAGTTGGATTCCTCCGCCTTGCGGCGCACTGCGTCGAACCAGTGGATGCGCTCGAACGTGCCGCGCTCCAGGCGCCCGCCGTGGTCGCTCGCGAGCGGCACCTGCACGTAGCCGGGAGCGAGCTCCAGACCGGAGGCCTCGACCATGGCGGCGTAGTTCTGCAGCGTCTGCGTGTCGAGCACCTCCAGCATCGTGGCCGAGAAGCCGGCGTCCCTGATCTCCGCCAGCACCTGCGGGTACTCGGCGACGAACGAGGGATCCGCGAAACGCCACAGGCTCGCGCTGCTGAGATCGTCCGGGTTCTCCTTGACGTTGATCCACTGGATCGCGTTGAGCGCGAACTTCAGGTCTTTCATCTGCATGGTGGTTTCCGTTCGGTTCTACTTCAGCCCCGCGGTGGCGACACCCTGGATGAAGTACTTCTGGAGGAAGAGGAAGAGGATGAGGATCGGCAGCAGCACGACGACGGCGCCGGCGAGCAGCAGTCCGAACGAGACGGTGTTGGATGCCTGGGAGGCCACCGACAGTCCGACCGGGGCCGTGTAGGTGTCCTGCGACTGGGCGACGACGAGCGGCCAGAGGAAGTTGTTCCACGAGGTGAGGAACGACAGGATCGCGACCGTCGCAAGGCCCGGGCCGGTGAGCGGGAGGAAGATCCGGAAGAAGAGCCGCCCCTCCCCCGCGCCGTCGAGACGAGCAGCCTCCATGAGCTCGAACGGCACTCCGTGCGCGAACTGACGCATGATGAACACGCACAGCGGCAGGATCAGCACCGGCAGGATGATCGCGATGAGCGAGTTCACCAGTCCCATCTGCACGACCACGACGAACTGCGGCACGAACAGCGCCACGTACGGCACGATCATCGAGACGATCACCAGCGGGAAGACGAAGTTCTTCCCCCGGAAGCGCAGCTTCGCCAGGGCGTAGCCGGCCATCGCGCTGAACAGCACGTTGCCCGCGATCGCGACGCCGGAGACGATGAAGCTGTTCATCATGTAGGTGCCGAACTCACGGTCGGCGAACAGCTGGATGTAGTTGTCGATCTGGAAGGACTCGGGGAACCACGCCCCCGGGTTGCCCAGGAACTCGGACTGCGTCTTGAACGATCCGAAGAACACCCAGACGAAGGGAAGGAGCATGAACACGGTGACGACGATGAGGGCTGTGTAGTTCAGCGCCTGGCGCGTCGGAGACAGAGTCTTCAATGTTTCGGCCTCAGCATTCGGAACTGGACGATCGCGACGATGCTGACGAGCAGAAGGAGCAGGACGGATCCGGCCATCGAGGCCGACACGTTCCCGAATCCGAACTGTTCGTAGACCCAGACCGCGATCGATTTGGTGGAGCCGAGCGGTCCGCCCTTGGTCAGCAGGTACGGCTCCTCGAAGATGTTCAGGAAGGCGACGGTCATCAGCACGGTGACCAGCAGCGTGGTCGGACGCAGGAGCGGAAGCGTGATCGACCAGAGTCGGCGCCAGGTGCCGGCCCCATCGGTCGCTGCGGCCTCGTAGATCTCCTCCGGCACGGCCTGCAGACCCGCGAGGAACAGGATCATGCAGGTTCCCGTGGTGCGCCAGACGCCCATCAGCACGACCGTGGTGATCGCCCACCCCGGCTCGCCGAGCCAGTTCGGCTCCGGCAGGCCGAGGTCCCCCAGCGAAGAGTTGACCGGACCGGTGATCGAGAAGGCGTACTGCCAGATGACGGCCGCCGCCACGATGTTGGTGATGACGGGCACGTAGACCGCCGCACGGAAGAAGGTCTTGAGACGGCGGATGCCGTTGTTGAGCATGAGCGCCAGCGCGAGGCCGAGCGCCATGCTGATCGGCACGCACAGCACCACGAACATGATCGTGTTGAGGAACGCACTCTGGAAGCCGGGGTTCGTGATGACCTTCGCGAAGCCTTCGAAGCCGGTGAAGTTGACCCCCAGAGGGTCACGGATGTCCCTCGCGGTCATGTCCGTCAGGCTGGCGCCGATGGCCAGGATGGCGGGGATGCCCGTGAAGAGCAGGAACAGGGCGAGGAAAGGTGAGAGGAAGAGCCACGCCGTGGTGGTCTCCGCCTTGCTTCCCTCGCGCATCTTCCTGGTGCCTCCGGGGCGTCGTCGGGTAGACGCCCCGGAGGTGACCATGGTGCGAGTCGCTGTGGTGGACATGGCAGGTGTCAGTTGCCCATCCCGATCGACTCGGCCTGCTGCTGCGCCGCGTCGAGCGCGTCCTGCGCGGAGAGTCCGCCGCGGACGACCTTCTCCATCTGCTCACCGATGACCGTGCCCACCTGGCTCCAGGTGGAGACCTTCGGCAGCGTGATCCCGGTCTCGAGACCGGCTTCGACGGTCGCGAGCAGGCGGTCGTCAGCGAGAGCGGGGTCTTCCCACGCGGACTTCACAGCCGGCATGTTCTTGAAGATCTGGAACCATTCGACCTGGCTCTCCGGCTCCGACATGAAGCGCGCGAACTTCCACGC
It encodes:
- a CDS encoding carbohydrate ABC transporter permease, whose protein sequence is MKTLSPTRQALNYTALIVVTVFMLLPFVWVFFGSFKTQSEFLGNPGAWFPESFQIDNYIQLFADREFGTYMMNSFIVSGVAIAGNVLFSAMAGYALAKLRFRGKNFVFPLVIVSMIVPYVALFVPQFVVVVQMGLVNSLIAIILPVLILPLCVFIMRQFAHGVPFELMEAARLDGAGEGRLFFRIFLPLTGPGLATVAILSFLTSWNNFLWPLVVAQSQDTYTAPVGLSVASQASNTVSFGLLLAGAVVVLLPILILFLFLQKYFIQGVATAGLK
- a CDS encoding carbohydrate ABC transporter permease, translated to MSTTATRTMVTSGASTRRRPGGTRKMREGSKAETTTAWLFLSPFLALFLLFTGIPAILAIGASLTDMTARDIRDPLGVNFTGFEGFAKVITNPGFQSAFLNTIMFVVLCVPISMALGLALALMLNNGIRRLKTFFRAAVYVPVITNIVAAAVIWQYAFSITGPVNSSLGDLGLPEPNWLGEPGWAITTVVLMGVWRTTGTCMILFLAGLQAVPEEIYEAAATDGAGTWRRLWSITLPLLRPTTLLVTVLMTVAFLNIFEEPYLLTKGGPLGSTKSIAVWVYEQFGFGNVSASMAGSVLLLLLVSIVAIVQFRMLRPKH